One region of Polyodon spathula isolate WHYD16114869_AA chromosome 25, ASM1765450v1, whole genome shotgun sequence genomic DNA includes:
- the LOC121300266 gene encoding phospholipase A2-like, translating to MTNTLLLLLLAVSVAQAALMPRALWQFGKVIKCAVSTSNPLKHNDYGCWCGFGGSGTPVDQVDHCCKAHDLCYRESRRIAVCRLHQQTGSNTACQKFICDHVAAHCFSQAPYNEQFQDFDKKQH from the exons ATGACCAACAccctgctactgctgctcctggcCG TGTCTGTGGCTCAGGCTGCCTTGATGCCCAGAGCCCTCTGGCAGTTCGGGAAAGTGATCAAGTGCGCCGTGTCCACCAGCAACCCTTTAAAGCACAACGACTATGGCTGCTGGTGTGGCTTCGGGGGCTCGGGGACGCCAGTCGATCAGGTGGACCA CTGTTGTAAGGCTCATGATTTGTGTTACCGAGAGAGCCGCAGAATCGCAGTGTGCCGCCTGCACCAACAAACAG GTTCTAACACTGCCTGTCAGAAGTTTATCTGTGACCATGTGGCAGCTCACTGTTTCTCCCAGGCTCCCTACAACGAGCAGTTCCAAGACTTTGACAAAAAGCAGCACTGA
- the LOC121300306 gene encoding phospholipase A2-like: protein MIKCTIPGSDPLHEYNNYGCYCGLGGSGTPVDELDRCCQVHDNCYDEALKLKDCWPIFDNPYTEIYSYTCNGTTVTCSPKNKLCEAFICECDRQAAMCFSGAEYNAQNHGIPSSLCKD, encoded by the exons ATGATCAAGTGCACCATCCCCGGGAGTGACCCTCTGCACGAATACAACAACTACGGCTGCTACTGCGGGCTGGGGGGCTCCGGGACCCCTGTGGATGAACTGGACAG GTGCTGCCAGGTCCACGACAACTGTTACGACGAGGCTCTGAAGCTCAAGGACTGCTGGCCGATATTCGACAACCCGTACACCGAGATCTACTCCTACACCTGCAACGGCACCACTGTCACCTGCAGCC ccaaGAACAAGCTCTGTGAAGCCTTCATCTGTGAGTGCGACAGGCAGGCGGCCATGTGTTTCTCAGGAGCCGAGTACAATGCGCAGAACCATGGGATTCCCAGCAGCCTCTGCAAGGACTGA
- the LOC121300267 gene encoding beta-crystallin A4-like, translated as MTHHCTKFSGHWKIIVWDEECFQGRRHEFTSAPGHPSWAPWVGYEHSAYQGQQFVLERGEYPRWDAWSGSNAYHIERMTSFRPIACANHRESRMSIYERENFLGRKGELSDDYPSLQAMGWCNNEVGSFRVQSGAWVCYQYPGYRGFQYIVECDRHSGEYKHWREWGSHAQTFQVQSIRRIQQ; from the exons atgactcACCACTGTACCAAATTCTCTGGCCACTGGAAG ATCATCGTTTGGGATGAGGAATGTTTCCAGGGCCGCAGACATGAGTTCACCTCGGCTCCAGGGCATCCATCGTGGGCGCC CTGGGTGGGCTATGAGCACTCAGCCTACCAGGGCCAGCAGTTTGTCCTGGAGAGGGGGGAGTACCCACGCTGGGACGCCTGGAGTGGCAGCAATGCCTACCACATCGAGAGGATGACTTCCTTCAGACCCATTGCCTGCGCG AATCATCGCGAGAGCAGGATGAGTATCTACGAGCGCGAGAACTTCCTGGGCAGGAAGGGGGAGCTGAGTGATGACTACCCCTCCCTGCAGGCCATGGGCTGGTGCAACAATGAGGTGGGATCCTTCCGCGTGCAGAGCGGAGC CTGGGTGTGCTACCAGTACCCTGGTTACCGTGGATTCCAGTACATCGTGGAGTGCGACCGCCACTCAGGAGAGTACAAGCACTGGCGAGAGTGGGGATCCCACGCACAGACTTTCCAGGTGCAGTCCATTCGCCGCATCCAGCAGTGA
- the crybb1 gene encoding beta-crystallin B1, translated as MSQTPKSAASQGTTAPNPASKATKTGERSMGSYKIIVYEQENFQGRYMEFQNECVNLSDHGFDRVRSVRIECGPWVAFEQNNFRGEMFILEKGEYPRWDSWSNSYRSDCFMSFRPLCMDNQEHKICLFESTDFKGNTMEIHEDDVPSLWAYGFCDRVGSVRVPGGTWVGYQYPGYRGYQYLFECGDYRHWNEWCAFQPQIQSMRRVRDMQWHQKGCFNFTMATK; from the exons ATGTCTCAGACCCCCAAGTCAGCTGCCAGCCAGGGCACCACTGCGCCCAACCCTGCCAGCAAGGCCACCAAGACTGGGGAGCGCAGCATGGGGTCCTACAAG ATAATCGTCTATGAACAAGAGAACTTCCAGGGCCGTTACATGGAGTTCCAGAACGAGTGTGTGAACCTGAGTGACCACGGCTTCGACAGAGTGCGCAGTGTGCGCATCGAGTGCGGACC CTGGGTTGCCTTCGAGCAGAATAATTTCCGCGGGGAGATGTTTATCCTGGAGAAGGGAGAGTATCCTCGCTGGGACAGCTGGTCCAACAGCTACAGGAGCGACTGCTTCATGTCCTTCCGCCCACTCTGCATG GACAACCAGGAGCACAAGATCTGCCTGTTCGAGTCCACTGACTTCAAGGGAAACACGATGGAGATCCACGAGGACGACGTGCCCAGCCTGTGGGCCTACGGGTTCTGTGACCGAGTGGGCAGCGTGAGGGTGCCCGGCGGAAC CTGGGTAGGCTACCAGTATCCCGGCTACAGAGGGTACCAGTACCTGTTTGAGTGTGGAGACTACAGGCACTGGAACGAGTGGTGCGCCTTCCAGCCCCAGATCCAGTCCATGCGCCGCGTCCGTGACATGCAGTGGCACCAGAAGGGCTGCTTCAACTTCACCATGGCCACCAAGTGA